From Microcoleus sp. FACHB-831, a single genomic window includes:
- the ligA gene encoding NAD-dependent DNA ligase LigA translates to MEQLTEAVKQRVQQLKQKVQEASYAYYALDNPIMEDAVYDRLYRELQELETQYPELISPDSPTQRVGERPASQFSSVRHNIPLYSLENAFNIDEFAKWQERWQRQTSETKIFEYVCELKIDGSAIALTYENGVLVRGATRGDGVTGEEITQNVRTIRAIPLRLNLENPPPRVEVRGEAFLGLEVFEQINHERQQSGEALFANPRNAAAGTLRQLDSRIVAKRRLDFFAYTLQIPGRDDVDVARTQWESLEVLQKMGFRVNPNRKLCQNLADVRDYYNEWNTGRLNLPYMTDGVVVKLNSILLQEQLGFTQKFPRWAVALKYPAEEAPTRVEAITVSVGRTGALTPVAELQPVQLGGTTVSRATLHNSDRISQLDIRIGDTAIVRKAGEIIPEVVRVLPELRPANTQRFLMPTSCPVCNQPVVKPANEAVTRCVNASCPAILKGALIHWVSRDALDINGMGEKLVQQLVERNVVQSVADLYDLNATRLGSLERMGKKLAEKLVTAIADSKNQPWSRVLYGLGIRHVGSVNAQTLTQKFTTVEQLAAASAANIESVYGIGAEIAQAVYQWFRVPANQTLIDRLREAGLQLANQEASSPSATGEQRELRLAGKTFVITGTLPTLKRDEAKALIQKAGGKVTDSVSAKTDYLLLGEDAGSKLAKAEKLGITRLSEAELLQMLED, encoded by the coding sequence GTGGAACAGCTAACAGAGGCAGTCAAGCAACGGGTACAGCAACTAAAGCAAAAAGTCCAAGAAGCCAGCTATGCCTACTACGCCCTTGATAATCCAATAATGGAGGATGCTGTCTATGACAGGTTGTATCGGGAATTGCAAGAACTGGAAACGCAGTATCCAGAGTTAATTTCGCCCGATAGTCCTACTCAGCGCGTCGGTGAAAGACCAGCATCGCAGTTTTCCTCGGTGCGACACAATATTCCCCTCTACAGTCTGGAAAATGCTTTTAATATTGATGAGTTTGCCAAATGGCAAGAACGTTGGCAGCGACAGACATCAGAAACTAAAATTTTTGAATATGTTTGCGAACTAAAAATAGATGGTTCTGCTATAGCTTTGACTTATGAAAATGGCGTATTGGTGAGGGGAGCAACGCGGGGTGATGGTGTCACTGGAGAAGAAATTACCCAAAATGTACGGACGATTCGGGCTATTCCGTTGCGATTGAATTTAGAAAATCCTCCTCCTCGCGTGGAAGTGCGCGGCGAGGCATTTTTGGGTTTAGAAGTATTTGAACAAATTAATCACGAACGTCAGCAATCTGGAGAGGCGTTGTTTGCCAATCCCCGCAATGCAGCGGCGGGTACTTTGCGACAGCTTGATTCGAGAATTGTAGCGAAACGGCGATTAGATTTCTTTGCGTATACTTTGCAGATTCCAGGTAGGGATGATGTGGATGTTGCCCGCACTCAATGGGAATCTTTGGAAGTGTTACAAAAAATGGGTTTTCGAGTGAATCCCAATCGCAAACTCTGCCAAAATTTAGCAGATGTGCGCGATTATTACAATGAATGGAATACTGGGCGATTGAATTTGCCCTATATGACTGATGGGGTTGTTGTTAAGCTAAATTCTATTTTGCTTCAGGAACAGTTAGGATTTACGCAAAAGTTTCCCCGGTGGGCTGTGGCGCTGAAGTATCCAGCAGAGGAAGCGCCGACGCGGGTGGAAGCGATTACTGTTAGTGTAGGGCGGACGGGGGCGCTGACGCCTGTGGCGGAGTTGCAGCCAGTGCAGCTAGGGGGGACGACAGTTTCAAGGGCGACGCTGCATAATAGCGATCGCATCTCTCAATTAGATATCCGCATTGGCGATACTGCTATCGTTCGCAAAGCTGGGGAAATTATTCCGGAAGTTGTGCGCGTTTTGCCAGAACTTCGCCCAGCTAATACGCAACGTTTCCTAATGCCAACGAGTTGCCCGGTTTGCAATCAACCAGTGGTAAAGCCTGCAAATGAGGCGGTGACGCGCTGTGTAAATGCATCTTGCCCAGCTATTTTAAAAGGTGCGTTGATTCACTGGGTTAGCCGGGATGCGTTGGATATTAATGGTATGGGTGAGAAGTTGGTGCAACAATTGGTAGAGAGAAATGTAGTGCAATCTGTTGCTGATTTGTACGATTTAAATGCTACGCGGCTGGGTTCCTTGGAGAGAATGGGGAAGAAGTTAGCGGAAAAATTGGTTACGGCGATCGCTGATTCAAAAAATCAACCTTGGTCGCGCGTATTATATGGTTTGGGTATTCGTCATGTTGGTAGCGTTAATGCCCAAACTTTAACGCAAAAATTTACAACAGTTGAACAGTTAGCAGCAGCATCAGCGGCAAATATTGAATCGGTTTATGGCATCGGTGCTGAAATTGCTCAGGCTGTTTATCAGTGGTTTCGAGTTCCTGCAAATCAGACTTTAATTGATAGGCTTAGAGAAGCTGGGTTGCAGCTTGCCAATCAAGAGGCATCCTCTCCTTCAGCGACGGGGGAACAGAGAGAATTACGGCTAGCGGGTAAAACTTTTGTGATTACCGGGACTTTGCCAACATTGAAGCGAGACGAAGCGAAAGCGCTAATTCAAAAAGCGGGTGGTAAGGTGACAGATTCGGTTAGTGCCAAAACTGACTATTTACTTTTGGGCGAAGATGCAGGTTCCAAATTAGCAAAAGCTGAGAAATTAGGAATCACCCGATTGAGTGAAGCGGAGTTGTTGCAAATGCTGGAAGATTAG
- a CDS encoding type II toxin-antitoxin system HicA family toxin encodes MPKKIRELKSMLRKAGFTYRPGKGSHTVWSHPLLPGEPITLAGKDGDDAKLYLEKEVNQRLEKLEDLL; translated from the coding sequence ATGCCCAAAAAGATTAGAGAGTTAAAAAGTATGTTACGGAAAGCAGGATTTACCTATCGTCCTGGCAAAGGTAGTCATACTGTGTGGAGTCATCCCCTACTACCTGGTGAGCCAATTACCCTTGCAGGAAAAGACGGTGATGATGCAAAACTGTATTTAGAGAAGGAAGTTAATCAGAGACTTGAAAAACTGGAGGATTTATTGTGA
- a CDS encoding pentapeptide repeat-containing protein: MDDIRRVLRESIARKNVVMGAEVLLRLYAAGERNFREVNLRGVDLSGANLSGISLFRAYLEGAILRNADLSGAALAEAHLEGADLCGANLNNVDFLEATLTNADLRHANLSGAGLILADLCGANLSGANLSGAEINASWLNDANLSGADLSAALIDISDLSGVDLSGVILNNTTIKKTGLSQVNLSGVNLESATLIDCS, translated from the coding sequence ATGGATGATATTAGGAGAGTTTTGAGAGAGTCCATTGCTCGGAAGAACGTAGTTATGGGCGCTGAGGTCTTGCTGAGGCTGTACGCTGCTGGGGAGAGGAATTTTCGTGAGGTTAACTTGAGGGGTGTTGACCTGAGTGGTGCCAATCTGAGTGGAATCAGTTTGTTTAGGGCTTACTTGGAAGGTGCAATCCTCAGAAATGCCGACTTGAGTGGTGCTGCTTTGGCTGAAGCCCACTTGGAAGGTGCCGACCTGTGCGGTGCCAACTTGAACAATGTCGATTTCCTTGAAGCCACCCTGACCAATGCTGACCTGCGCCATGCCAACCTGAGTGGCGCAGGTTTGATTCTTGCCGATCTGTGTGGAGCTAATCTGAGTGGAGCTAATCTGAGTGGTGCCGAGATCAATGCTAGCTGGTTGAATGACGCCAACCTGAGCGGTGCTGACCTGAGCGCTGCTTTGATTGACATTTCCGACCTGAGTGGTGTTGACCTGAGCGGTGTCATTTTGAACAATACCACTATTAAGAAAACAGGTCTGAGTCAAGTTAACTTGAGTGGCGTCAACCTGGAAAGCGCTACTTTGATTGACTGCTCGTGA
- a CDS encoding DMT family transporter — translation MQLHSTSGKWRLGLALSLLTVLLWGVLPIALSVTLQALDAYTVTWFRFLVSFGLLAVYLTARQQFAPLHKLRATPLSLLAIAIVFLAANYILFLLGLEYTSPANTQVLIQLAPVLMGLGGLFVFKERYTLSQCIGLGVLTLGFALFFHEKLTTLITAQGKYLIGCGFIIVASATWAIYALAQKQLLQKLPSSNIMLLIYGGCAILFSPFVTIKPIFTLNPLQWGMLIFSALNTVVAYGAFAESLEHWEASKVSAILALTPIVTLTSVWVVSWLVPSLIAPDSLTVLGVFGAFLVVAGSTAIALGKNK, via the coding sequence ATGCAACTTCACTCTACTTCAGGTAAATGGCGTTTAGGGCTGGCGTTATCCCTTTTAACTGTATTACTTTGGGGGGTTTTGCCCATTGCCCTATCGGTGACGCTGCAAGCGCTGGATGCATACACTGTCACTTGGTTTAGATTTTTAGTATCGTTTGGATTGTTGGCGGTTTATTTAACAGCAAGACAGCAATTTGCACCATTACATAAGCTGAGAGCAACGCCGCTGAGTTTGCTAGCGATCGCAATCGTTTTCTTAGCAGCCAATTATATTCTTTTCTTACTAGGATTAGAGTACACTTCACCAGCTAATACTCAAGTTCTTATCCAGCTAGCTCCTGTTTTGATGGGCTTGGGTGGATTGTTTGTTTTCAAAGAACGTTATACTCTCAGTCAATGCATTGGTTTAGGCGTACTAACTTTAGGGTTTGCGCTCTTTTTTCATGAAAAATTAACAACTTTAATTACAGCGCAAGGTAAATATTTAATCGGCTGTGGTTTTATCATCGTGGCGTCGGCGACCTGGGCAATTTATGCGTTAGCTCAAAAGCAGCTATTGCAAAAGTTACCTTCTTCTAACATCATGCTGCTAATTTATGGCGGCTGCGCGATATTATTTAGCCCGTTTGTCACTATAAAACCGATTTTTACCTTGAATCCGTTACAGTGGGGAATGCTAATATTTTCTGCTTTGAATACTGTAGTTGCTTACGGTGCATTTGCAGAATCTTTGGAGCATTGGGAAGCATCGAAAGTTAGTGCAATACTGGCTCTTACTCCGATAGTAACTTTAACATCAGTGTGGGTAGTGTCGTGGTTAGTACCGAGTTTAATTGCACCGGATAGTTTAACAGTATTGGGAGTTTTTGGGGCGTTTTTGGTTGTAGCTGGATCGACCGCGATCGCGCTAGGAAAGAATAAATAA
- a CDS encoding glycerophosphodiester phosphodiesterase: protein MFRICKLALLAIASLTVIPVGSAMAATLTGKAPIVIGHRGASGYRPEHTLAAYELAIEMGADYIEPDVVSTKDGVLIARHENEISGTTDVANRADFANRKTTKTIDGLPVTGWFTEDFTLAEIKTLRAKERVPFRDQSYNGQFEIPTLQEVIDLAKRKSVETGRTIGIYPETKHPTYFKSIGLSLEEPLVNVLKTNGYDSPDDAVFIQSFEVSNLQFLKTLTNLPLVQLFDASSAKPYDFVASGDSRTYGDLLTSTGLAGIAQYAKGIGPWKRLIIPADTVDNNGDGKPDDLNGDGVISDADKPLQQPTSLINDAHAAGLLVHAYTFRSDDFFLAPDYNGNPEAEYEQFFKLGVDGVFSDFPDTAVAVRNRVAGEPNKDVPEPTSLLAFGILPLAEILRRRKAQ, encoded by the coding sequence ATGTTTCGCATTTGCAAGTTAGCATTACTAGCGATCGCATCTCTAACAGTTATACCTGTTGGCAGTGCAATGGCAGCAACTTTAACAGGAAAAGCGCCGATTGTTATTGGGCACAGGGGCGCTAGCGGCTACCGTCCAGAACATACCCTAGCCGCTTATGAATTAGCAATTGAAATGGGCGCTGACTACATTGAACCAGATGTAGTTTCTACCAAAGATGGCGTGCTAATTGCTAGGCACGAAAACGAAATTTCCGGAACCACCGACGTTGCTAACCGTGCAGATTTTGCTAACCGCAAAACTACCAAAACTATCGATGGGCTACCAGTAACTGGCTGGTTTACCGAAGACTTCACCCTTGCAGAAATCAAAACGCTTCGCGCTAAAGAGCGCGTACCTTTCCGCGATCAATCCTACAACGGCCAATTTGAAATCCCTACGCTTCAAGAAGTTATCGATCTAGCCAAGCGTAAAAGTGTTGAAACAGGTCGCACTATCGGTATCTATCCTGAAACTAAACACCCCACTTACTTTAAGTCGATTGGGTTATCTTTGGAAGAACCGTTAGTTAATGTACTTAAAACTAATGGCTATGACAGCCCTGATGATGCAGTTTTTATCCAGTCGTTTGAAGTATCAAACCTACAGTTTTTGAAGACACTCACCAATTTACCTCTAGTCCAGTTATTTGATGCCAGCAGTGCTAAACCGTATGATTTTGTAGCCAGCGGCGACTCTCGCACCTATGGCGATTTGCTAACCTCTACAGGATTAGCAGGAATTGCTCAATATGCCAAAGGTATTGGCCCTTGGAAGCGGCTAATAATACCCGCTGATACTGTTGATAATAATGGCGATGGCAAGCCTGACGATCTTAATGGTGATGGGGTCATCAGCGACGCTGATAAGCCATTGCAACAACCAACTTCGCTGATTAATGACGCTCATGCTGCGGGTTTACTTGTCCATGCGTACACTTTCCGCAGTGACGACTTCTTCCTGGCTCCAGACTACAATGGCAACCCCGAAGCAGAATACGAACAGTTCTTTAAATTAGGTGTTGATGGCGTGTTTAGCGACTTTCCAGATACGGCTGTTGCAGTTCGCAATCGTGTTGCTGGCGAGCCAAATAAAGATGTTCCTGAACCTACTTCGTTACTAGCTTTCGGTATTCTACCTTTAGCGGAAATTTTACGCCGTCGTAAGGCTCAATAG
- a CDS encoding type II toxin-antitoxin system HicB family antitoxin, whose amino-acid sequence MVIQWSDEDKCYLVHLPDFPFQQFHTHGDTYEEAAKHGQEVIETLIEMYQEEGRPLPEPKTLSFQVA is encoded by the coding sequence ATGGTTATTCAATGGTCAGATGAAGACAAATGCTACTTGGTTCATTTGCCTGATTTTCCCTTCCAGCAGTTCCACACTCATGGTGATACCTATGAAGAAGCTGCAAAACATGGGCAGGAAGTCATAGAAACATTGATTGAAATGTATCAGGAGGAAGGCAGACCCCTTCCTGAACCTAAAACTCTATCTTTTCAGGTTGCGTGA
- a CDS encoding vWA domain-containing protein: MTSNIEVVFSFDTTGSMYPCLTQVRRKIKETVTRLLDEIPGIRIGIIAHGDYCDAGSTYVTKTFDLSGDGEAICNFVENVEQTGGGDAPECYELVLHEAQSLSWTPTNSKSLVLIGDDIPHAPAQTPQKLNWRKEVEKLADMGVAVYGVQALNRNHATAFYKELAEKSGGFHVTLDQFSYITDLFFAVCYQQSSDEQLQAYEEEVKKEGRMSRGLNKMFNSMMKREAISYFESADLRTVKPGRFQVLDVDKDSPIKGFVLENGLNFKTGRGFYEFTKTETIQGYKEIILMERTTGDLFEGEAAREMLGLSAGATARIKPNNLEKYVVFVQSTSANRKLMGKTRFLYEVEDWDR, encoded by the coding sequence TTTTCAGCTTTGATACAACAGGCAGCATGTACCCTTGTCTTACTCAAGTACGACGCAAAATAAAAGAGACAGTCACGCGACTTCTCGATGAAATTCCCGGCATTCGCATCGGCATCATCGCTCACGGGGACTATTGCGATGCAGGCTCCACATATGTGACTAAAACGTTTGATTTATCCGGCGATGGAGAAGCGATTTGTAACTTTGTAGAAAACGTAGAACAAACTGGTGGCGGAGATGCGCCAGAATGTTACGAACTGGTATTGCATGAAGCTCAATCTCTATCGTGGACGCCTACAAACTCTAAATCTCTCGTGCTAATTGGCGATGATATTCCTCACGCACCAGCGCAAACACCACAAAAGCTCAATTGGCGCAAAGAAGTCGAAAAATTAGCCGATATGGGCGTCGCCGTTTACGGAGTCCAAGCGCTAAATCGAAATCATGCCACTGCCTTTTATAAAGAACTGGCGGAAAAATCTGGCGGGTTTCACGTCACTCTCGATCAATTTTCCTACATCACAGATTTGTTTTTTGCAGTTTGTTACCAACAATCTTCAGACGAACAACTGCAAGCTTATGAAGAAGAAGTGAAAAAAGAAGGTCGCATGAGTCGTGGATTAAACAAAATGTTTAATTCCATGATGAAGCGAGAAGCGATTTCCTATTTCGAGTCAGCAGATTTGCGGACTGTAAAACCGGGACGATTTCAGGTTTTGGACGTAGACAAAGATAGTCCGATTAAAGGATTTGTCTTGGAAAATGGCCTTAATTTTAAAACAGGCCGAGGCTTCTATGAATTTACCAAAACAGAAACGATCCAAGGCTACAAAGAAATCATTTTAATGGAGCGAACAACGGGCGATTTGTTTGAAGGTGAAGCAGCACGGGAAATGTTGGGTTTATCTGCTGGTGCGACTGCTCGAATTAAACCTAATAATTTGGAGAAATACGTTGTTTTTGTCCAGAGTACCTCTGCTAATCGCAAATTGATGGGCAAAACACGATTCTTATACGAAGTGGAAGACTGGGATCGGTAG